The Pieris napi chromosome 4, ilPieNapi1.2, whole genome shotgun sequence DNA segment CTAAAGTCCCACCATCTGACACCATCTTATGAAAAAACCTTCGTGGAAATCCTATTTCAGTGGCCTGATTCAcgaaaagattttaaatattatctcatactaataaataagcattcatttttctgttttaacatttaattctagttttaacatttaatattactattattaatactagTTAACAACTTGTCTCTCAACATAAAGCCTCCTGCAGATGTCACCATTGCGAACTATGCCCCTATTTTAAAGCATTCTACGTCTATTATCCTTAATCCAAATATTTGTTcataaataactattaaaaacttttaaatcatGTTTAAGATCTATAAAAGAACCCATTAAATATTACTTGATTGCTTAGCTTGATtgcactatttttttaatggattatCTCTTATTATCTCTCTGAGAACAGCATATTTTTGGTCTTTATTCTATAAAGTTAAAACATCACAAAATCTATGACATTAGGTAATATGAtctattcttaaaatatatttcttattgttatttaaatttacgtGAATAACACACGGGTGGGTTTGTTTTTCTcgacattttttgttatttatttaaaagctttaCGTCATTTGTCCCGTAATACGCAATCCTTTGCTGTTCTGCGTGTTCGTtagaacaaataataataaatcttcatcccgttttttgtacattttaagaaaaaaaaagctttgtttttattacttaagctAATGTAAAGAACCCGTTTCCCTATATAGAGCACGGGACAATGACTGTTTTGGTTAAGATATTCTTTATCTTTATTGTAATAACAGTTGTTTAAGTGTACAAATGGAGGCAATAATATAATGCTTCATATCACGTGTCAACGCGTACTGGTCGTTCAAAGTTGACCGATCACAATAAAGCAGAACGGGCcgtcgtcttttgttttatattctcGCCCGCCTTATGATTATCAATTTGATTTGGTTGCTTGGTAGCGCATTTTGGGGATTTAGCGTTTGACAATTGACCGTATCGCGCAGTGACAGCGCCACGAATGTCATTTAATGTACCTGACAGTAACCTCGTCCTGGATGGGACAGCTTACTTATAATGAGAAGTACAGGTAATTAATGTGTAACGATAATTATATTCGGTCGCGGTTGTTGAAGGGATGTTCAAATAACTTAAGCACTATGGTCGAAGCAAATTAGTGTGAACTGTCATTAAGcatttaaaacatgagcttataactaacatacaGTTagggttattattattaggttggggaaaaagtcttttcgcattatagtatgtatgaacttgtaataaaatctctttggcTATACTATTTGTATCTGGCTGGTTTTGGTatcattaaaagtttaaattttaaagaagataattccaaattcaaattaggAAAATGtgtggtttttatttatttttcgtaccgTGAAGATGAGGGAATCTAATGAAGAAAttcgatacattttaaaattttattacaaaaaaggtaaaaatgcAACGCAAGCCGCGAAAAAAATTTGCGATGTTTATGGGCCTAGTGCAGTGTCTGTGAGAGTAGCACAAATTTGGTTTAAGCGTTTTCAATCCGGAAATTTTGATGTCAAAGATGCACGTCGCTCTGGTCGCCCTATTACGGATAAAATGGATGCCATTTTTGAAAAAGTGGAGCAAGATCGGCATATCAGTAGTTACGACGTAGCTGAAGAACTGGGAATTGACCACAAAACTGTTTTGACGCATTTGAAAAATACTGGGTACACAAAAAAGCTCGATATTTGGGTACCTCACGAGCTCACTGAAAGAAACCTAATGAACCGTGTACTCATTTGTGAATCTTTATTACGACGTAATGAAACCGAACCATTTTTGAAGAAGCTGATTACTGGTGATGAAAAGTGGATCACGTACGACAAGAACGTGCGAAAAAGGTCGTGGTCAAAGGCCGGTCAGGCTTCACAGACTGTGGCAAAACCCGTGATAACTCGCAACAAGGTGATGCTGCGTGTGTGGTGGGATTGGAAGGGCATTATTCATTATGAGCTGTTACCACCAGGCAGGACCATCGATTCTGAACTCTACTGCGAACAACTGATGAGATTAAAGCAAGAAGTTGCGAGAAAGCGGCCGGAATTAATCAACAGAAGGGGTGTGGTTTTTCATCATGATAACGCTAGACCTCACACATCTTTAGCCACTCGGCAAAAATTAAGAGAGCTTGGGTGGGAGGTGTTAATGCATCCGCCGTATAGTCCTGACCTTGCACCTTCAGATTTCCACCTGTTTCGGTCTCTTCAGAATTCTTTCGGCAGTGTCAGGTTAACATCACGAGAGGACTGCCAAAACCAATTGTCGCGGTATTTTGATCAGAAGCCCCAAAATTTCTATAGCAATGGGATCATGTCCCTACCTACAAGATGGCAAAAAGTTATCGAACAAAACGGTACCtacatactttagttaaatgtaaataaactatattaaaaaatgttgtgaattttcttaaaaaatgcgaagaaactttttccccaacctattATATTAGTCATGTCGACCTATTGTACATtctcggaaacgagaatgttttattacaaattatgaaGGTATGAAAAACTAAAGAGCTCATCTGAAGTTTTACAATTTCTTTGCACTTTTTATCATTAactaatctatatattatgtaacttaactaacgttaggttttataactaaaaactattaaacatTGCTAATCGGTTGTCGTAAAGTACAAAGGCATTTGCATTAATTTGACGATTTTGAATGAAAAAGGTTAATTAAAAGAACTTTCATAATTCTCACCTAACTTTTGGGTTACCCGTTCGTAATTTTTGCGCTCATGACTTTTCTTTTGTAATTAGAAAAGTACAAAcgattaaaacttttataattgtCGAAGGGGAAGGTAAATTTACTTCACAATGAACAATGAACACagacaataaaaaactttgatgtTTTATAACACTGAAAAAACtgcctttttgaagtcaacgCCTTTTAAGGATCGtacaattttaagtatttacacCTGAATGTTgacatgtaaaaaatatagtgtGGTTTTTTACAAATCGATAAATATTGATTAGTTTAGCATAGAAACCTAGAATAGAGCCTAGATAAACATTGTTACTGAGTTTTTATTGTATCTGTGATCATATCGGGTTGATATTATAACGGGGTACTTATAAAGAcctcttattcataaaaaatgaaaTCAGTCTAATAGCGCAGTTTTAAcgaaaattcctttaaaacaattaactgagaaataaaaatttattcaataaaaatgtttcgtATTTCTATGACTAGTCTTGTATTACcaagataattaaatatgctaaacgatatttacttattaaaatgcaggtttaaaaatcataaactaTTTTGCAAGATGATTTATTACGACGCCGCGGCGAGAGTTTTGGATTTTTCATGAGACATCTTTATattaggttggggaaaaagtcttttcgcattatagtatgtatgaacttgtaaaaaaatctCTTTGGCTATACTATATGTATCTGGCTGGTTTTGTTATCAAGGAAAGTTGAGattttaaagaagataattccaaaatcaaattaggataatgactgttttttatttatttttcgtaccgTCAAGATGAGTGAATCGAATGAAGAAAttcgatacattttaaaattttactacaaaaaaggTCAAAATGCAACACAAGCCGCGAAATTTTTTTGCGATGTTTATGGACCTAGTGCAGTGTCTGTGAGAGTAGCACAAATTTGGTTCAAGCATTTTCAATCCGGAAATTTTGATGTCAAAGATCCAAGTCGCTGTGGTCGCCCTATGACAGATAAAATGGAtgcaatttttgaaaaagtggAGCAAGATCGGCATATCAGTAGTTACGACGTAGCTGAAGAACGGGGAATTGACCACAAAacagttttggcgcatttgaAAAAAACTGGGTACACAAAAAAGCTCAATACTTGGGTACCTCACCACCTCACTGTAAGAAACCTAATGAACTGTGTACTCATTTTTGATTCTTTATTACGACTTAATGAAACCGAACCATTTTTGAAGAAGCTGATAACTGGTGATGAAAAGTGGATCACGTACGACAAGAACGTGCGAAAAAGGTCGTGGTCAAACACCGGTCAGGCTTCACAGACTGTGGCGAAACCCGGGATAACTCGCAACAAGGTGATGCTGTGTGTGTGGTGCGATTGGAAGGGCATTATTCAGTATGAGCTGTTACCACCAGGCAGGACCATCGATTCTGAACTCTACTGCTAACAACTGATGAGATTAAAGCAAGAAGTTGAGAGAAAGCGGCCGGAATTAATCACCAGAAGGGGTGTGGTTTTTCATCATGATAACGCTAGACCTCACACATTTTTGGCCACTCAGCAAAAATTAAGAGAGCTTGGCTGGGAGGTGAAAATGCATCCGACGTATAGTCCTGACCTTGCACCTTCAGATTTCCACCTGTTTCAGTCTCTTCAGAATTCTTTAGGCAGTGTCAGGTTATCATCACGAGAGGACTGCCAAAACCAATTATCGCGGTATTTTGATCAGAAGCCCCAAAATTTCTATAGCAATGGGATCATGTCCCTACCTAATTAATGGCAAAAAGTTATCGAACAAAATGGTACCtacatactttagttaaatgtaaataaactatattaaaaaaaaaattgaattttcttaaaaaatgcgaagaaactttttccccaacctattATATAGACAAATCCTGAAAAGTTTcagtttgataaaaaatttttttgtctatAGCACCTATTCGGAAATCTGACTTGAAACCTCGATCGTTCCGTATCGGTTGGCGGAGCTGTGCTTATATACACGAGAAAAAAATAACGTCTTTTTGGAGTCGGTTTAAAATACTCACCTATTTCAAATTTCATACGTTTACGTTTCGCGAGTAGTAAAACATGCCATTAAACCGTCCCgattaagaaatttatttaaaaatgcgatttataaatagtaataaaagttGTTAAATCTTAAAACAAGCGTCATGTAAACGTCTTTGTAAACCTACACAGCAATAAgtgcttatattctattttctgTTCAATCAATACTCTAATCAAAATATTGGAATCTATACattagaattattaattttcagtatcaatacaaaaaattaataatttgccagttaattatattactaagACAGTCTACCTACTAATAATACATATCCAGTGcttcttggcctcagattgcatccgtttcttcgatgattttattttatagacaattgGGAGATCAGCCATCTTTGACACATGTCATAGATTTTTGGGTCTGAGACatgtcgatttcctcacgatgtttgcgGTAACCGTAGGAATAAAAGAAACCCTTTGGTGAACAGCAGTGATTCAAACGCACCTCTGGAATCGGTAGCACGGTAGTTACTATGCAAACactaataaaaagaaatatcacAGTCGTAATCggaagaaataatatttctcataccttttaaataatgttattaccaAAATGTACAACACATATAATTCCCATTGCGATGTgaattatatgtattgtattgtagcTTTCGCTAGCATCATACATATGAAAGaataaaatgtcaatttacataatacatcttgacaatgtatttttatttcacttaCAAAGTTTCTAATTCTAATTTTATGAGtgacataaaaatttaattcctGTGACACAGTGACTGTTTTACGTTCGCAGTAAAGTGCTCGGATCGAATTGTTTTACTGTAAAAATGctgaatatttctttttattactatagatTTTAAGAGCTTCTAGAGTAGGTATTATACTTAGAAGTTAACTTAAAATGCGATTattataatacgttaaataGCAGCTACGTTCTGTCATTCTCATTCTCAAAAATGTCCACTTGAAAAATGAGGACTAAAAATGGTGAATATAAAGATGCCTCTACACGGGCTAcacttttaatgaaatatctgGTTTCATAATAAACCGCCATGATTGAATACAAACGAAATTATACAAAAGCTAGAGGTGACTTGAAGACAGCCGCCGCTGCGAAATCCGCTGTGAgagagagttcgaaaagtgagttacagaatcgcaaggcaggaaTACTTCCGAATGAGTATTCTCGTCCAGAGCATGTTCCCTGCATCGGCTATCTATGGAGCGTCATTGTTTCCATTGGTTTGTGACGTTTTAATGGCGCAATTTAAAGGCTATATTGTATGATGTGTATTTCATTGGACTTAgtataaagttaattattCAAATCTGTTCGACGtccataaacaataaactacaagctcactccttatcagaatgccaaatcataaaatgactgcttcgcGACTGAtatgagcgcgaccgccgctgcgaaaactgctgtgtgagttcgaaaagtgagttacagaatcacgAAGCTGGTGGACAGAAAAGCTGTGTCCACTTTGTGTTGCAGATTATGTAAACTATTGTATACATAATCTGcaacacaaatattaataaataaaataaaataagatataaGTAGATaactgattttaaaatatacatataggaAGAATGTCACTTTGCCAAATAAAAGATCTTTTCATGCCAAATGGAACCATCATTTGTATTAGAgaccata contains these protein-coding regions:
- the LOC125048879 gene encoding histone-lysine N-methyltransferase SETMAR-like, which codes for MSESNEEIRYILKFYYKKGQNATQAAKFFCDVYGPSAVSVRVAQIWFKHFQSGNFDVKDPSRCGRPMTDKMDAIFEKVEQDRHISSYDVAEERGIDHKTVLAHLKKTGYTKKLNTWVPHHLTVRNLMNCVLIFDSLLRLNETEPFLKKLITGDEKWITYDKNVRKRSWSNTGQASQTVAKPGITRNKVMLCVWCDWKGIIQYELLPPGRTIDSELYC
- the LOC125048878 gene encoding histone-lysine N-methyltransferase SETMAR-like, with the protein product MRESNEEIRYILKFYYKKGKNATQAAKKICDVYGPSAVSVRVAQIWFKRFQSGNFDVKDARRSGRPITDKMDAIFEKVEQDRHISSYDVAEELGIDHKTVLTHLKNTGYTKKLDIWVPHELTERNLMNRVLICESLLRRNETEPFLKKLITGDEKWITYDKNVRKRSWSKAGQASQTVAKPVITRNKVMLRVWWDWKGIIHYELLPPGRTIDSELYCEQLMRLKQEVARKRPELINRRGVVFHHDNARPHTSLATRQKLRELGWEVLMHPPYSPDLAPSDFHLFRSLQNSFGSVRLTSREDCQNQLSRYFDQKPQNFYSNGIMSLPTRWQKVIEQNGTYIL